One region of Halomonas huangheensis genomic DNA includes:
- a CDS encoding flavodoxin — translation MPTLKILVGTMYGGALDVAEQVKPLFEDAGYEVQVLDQPSLADVTAEDTDLALFCVSTTGSGDFPGNFVPFVRELQDQSPGLPSLRYGLIAMGDSSYGDTFCGAGRRLDELLQGQGATRLDERLEIDAMETFMADDAALPWVEAWISAQDLKVA, via the coding sequence ATGCCTACACTCAAGATACTTGTCGGTACCATGTATGGTGGTGCCCTGGACGTAGCCGAACAAGTCAAGCCGTTGTTCGAAGACGCGGGTTACGAGGTGCAGGTTCTCGACCAGCCCAGTCTCGCTGATGTCACCGCAGAAGATACCGACCTCGCACTATTTTGCGTCTCGACGACCGGTAGCGGCGACTTTCCCGGTAATTTCGTTCCCTTCGTCAGAGAACTTCAGGATCAGAGCCCCGGGCTCCCGAGCTTGCGCTATGGCTTGATTGCCATGGGCGACAGCTCCTACGGCGACACGTTCTGTGGCGCCGGGCGTCGCCTCGATGAGCTGCTGCAGGGTCAGGGGGCAACGCGCCTGGACGAGCGCCTGGAGATTGATGCCATGGAGACCTTCATGGCTGACGATGCTGCCTTGCCCTGGGTCGAGGCCTGGATCAGCGCACAAGACCTCAAGGTGGCCTGA
- a CDS encoding DUF2788 domain-containing protein, with amino-acid sequence MQETFDAWITPIMIGGLMLFMCFIIRDLARTSRAGRFGTLMLFVVLGAGMLGYIFKVAIGWWLQQQGIQTS; translated from the coding sequence ATGCAGGAAACCTTCGACGCCTGGATCACCCCGATCATGATCGGCGGCCTGATGCTGTTCATGTGTTTCATTATCCGCGACCTGGCACGCACATCGCGCGCTGGACGCTTCGGCACCCTGATGTTGTTCGTCGTACTTGGCGCCGGCATGCTCGGTTATATCTTCAAGGTGGCAATTGGCTGGTGGCTCCAACAACAGGGCATTCAGACCTCATAG